The DNA region CCGGATGCGCCTTCGACTCCGGCCACTGCTGCCAGTCGAGCCACCAGAAGTCGACGCCCTCGCGCTCCAGCGGGCCCAGCACGGTATCGAACAAGGCGCGCATGTAGGTGCGGGAGGTGCCCTCGAACGGGATGGGCGCCCGGGTCGAGGTATCCCAGGACAGAGCCTTGGCCATCGCCTCGTATTTTTCTTCGTGCGGCAGCACGCCCGAAGCCGGATGCAGGTTGAGCGTTATGCGGAGCTTCTGTCCACGCGCCCAGCGCATGAAAGCCGCCGGATCGGGAAACAGACTGCGATTGAAGGTATAGCCGGTCCAGCCCGACGGCTCACCGAAAACGTCCTTGTGTTCGTGACCGGGACGCAGTGACAGCCCCGGGGTCGTATGCCAGTCCATGTCTAGCACGAGCACGTCGAGCGGGATGCGCTCCTTCACGAAGCGGGCGCCGAGAATGCGCAGTTCCTGATCGGAATAATTCCAGTAGCGCGACCACCAGTAGCCGAAGACGAACCGCGGTGGAATCGGTTGCGGCCCGGCGATGGCGGCAAAATCGGCCAGGGCCGCCGGGTAGTCGTGCCCGTAGCCGAAGAAGTAGAGGTCCTGGCGGTCGCCGCACGGACGCCCGGTCACCCAGCCCTCGTCATCGATGCCGAAACCGTCGGTATCGTCGACCACATGCCAGCCGTCGCGCGCGATCAGCCCTTCTTCCAGCGGCAGCTTGCTGCCGTCCTGCCAGGTGTCGCCGTCGTAGCGGTCGAGTGTACGGAAGGTTCCGCCGAGGTTGGCCTGCTGGACATCGCCGGGACGCCATTCGACCTCGTCGCCCGGTTTACGCCGGACGCGGATCCGGAGGTTGCCGGGGACGAAGCGGCCGCTGTCTTTCTCGTAATGCAGCTGCAGCCGGTCCGTTTCGATCTGGATGGCCACGTCGTCTTCGACGATCTGGAACGGCGGCGCGTCGAGCGCGCGGTGGACGACCACCTGGGTCCGTCCATCGCGAAACCGGCGGTCGGCACTCCATTCCATACGGATCAGGCGCGGCGTGAGGACCGTAAAGCGGACCTCGCCACGCTCGATGATGGCCTCGGGACGCGCCGCGGCGCCGCCCTCGGGTCGGCTGTCTGACTTCGCTTCCATGGGTGGGTGCACCCCTTGTCGAACCGGAGGTGGACCATTATGACGCGTCGCGGCATGGAACCGGTGAAAGCATGCGATTGACGGCGCCTTGCCGCTTCGTGCACTTACGCCAAGGCACCTTCTGGGCTCATCGAACTCAACGGGAGGAAACAACCATGAATGAAGACCAGATCCGCGGCGCCGCCAATACCGTCGGTGGACGCGTGCAGCGCGCCGCCGGTGCCCTCGTCGGCGATCACTCGCTCGAAGGCGAAGGCGCGATCCGCGAGACCGCCGGACGCGTGCAGGCAGCCGCCGGCGATGCCGTCGACAGCGTCCGCGACGTGGTCGCCCATCGTCCGCTCGGTGCGATCCTGAGTGGCTTCGGCGTCGGTATCCTCGTCGGCATGCTGCTGGCTCGTCGCGACTGAGTCGGCTTCACGCCACTTCGCAGCGATTGCGTCCCAGACGTTTCGCTGCATAAAGCGCGCGATCGGCCCGGTCGAATGCCCTTGCAGGGGTATCTTCCGGGCCGAATTGCGTGATGCCGCCCGACATGGTGACCGTCACGGGCTTGCCGCTCGCATGGAACGCCAGCCGCGCCACCATGGCGCACAGGCCCTCGGCTTTCAGTCTCGCCTGCTCCGGCGACGCGCCGCCGAACACGACGACGAACTCTTCCCCGCCGTAGCGCGCGACGAAAGCGTCGTCCGGTAACTCACGCGTAAATGTCTGACCGACGATACGCAGGACGGCATCGCCTGCCGCGTGGCCGAAGCTGTCGTTGATCGTCTTGAAGTGGTCGATGTCGAAGGCGGCCACGCATACGGCGCGAGCCGTGTTCCGCACATCCTGCTCGATGCCTTCCATGTGCCGCTCGTAAGCCAGCCGGTTGGGCAGGCCCGTGAGTGGGTCGGTGACGGCCAGCACGTGCTCGCGTCGGAGAGAATCCTGCAGCGAGGTGGTCTGTGTCTCCAGTTCGGCCACGCGGTCGCGCATGCGCTCGGCACGGTCACGATAGGCGGCCGTGCGGGCGTCCTCCCGCTCCCGGTATTCCCTGAAGTGGCTGTCGATCAGGGACAGGCGGGAGTTGACCTCCGCCTGCAAGGTGCCCAGATCGGTGGCGGCGAGCGTGCTTTCGCCGAGCGCCTTCATCTCCTCGCGCACGGTGGCATCCAGCTGCCGGCTGCCGTCGGTGGCGTCGCCGTGGTCGAGCTCCGCCGCAAGATATCGCGTCATGTCACCCAGGCGCGCGCTCACCGCGGCAAGCAGGTCCTGCAGGCGGGCGATGTCCGCGCGCAGCGACTCGACCATGTCGTCGGCAACGGGCGCATCCGCCAATGCTTCCGTAGCGACGAGCGTCGCCACCGGGGCGTCATCGTTGACGGCGGGCGGCAGGCGATCCAAGCCGGCCACCGCTTCGGTCAGCGAGTCCAGCAAGGCGTCCAGCACGGCCGGATTCGGTGAGTCGCGCAGAGCCTCGTTGAGCCGGTCGAGCAGACGGTCGA from Luteibacter mycovicinus includes:
- a CDS encoding CsbD family protein, giving the protein MNEDQIRGAANTVGGRVQRAAGALVGDHSLEGEGAIRETAGRVQAAAGDAVDSVRDVVAHRPLGAILSGFGVGILVGMLLARRD
- a CDS encoding GGDEF domain-containing protein — translated: MGTGVEQDIWERKYHLALERMERDERDFRDLEEGLRRLAVRLTALARGQGTDVDRLLDRLNEALRDSPNPAVLDALLDSLTEAVAGLDRLPPAVNDDAPVATLVATEALADAPVADDMVESLRADIARLQDLLAAVSARLGDMTRYLAAELDHGDATDGSRQLDATVREEMKALGESTLAATDLGTLQAEVNSRLSLIDSHFREYREREDARTAAYRDRAERMRDRVAELETQTTSLQDSLRREHVLAVTDPLTGLPNRLAYERHMEGIEQDVRNTARAVCVAAFDIDHFKTINDSFGHAAGDAVLRIVGQTFTRELPDDAFVARYGGEEFVVVFGGASPEQARLKAEGLCAMVARLAFHASGKPVTVTMSGGITQFGPEDTPARAFDRADRALYAAKRLGRNRCEVA